One genomic segment of Bacteroidota bacterium includes these proteins:
- a CDS encoding response regulator: MSQKLNILHVDDSEKILSLLKPMLTNVRNAGTINTATTLEAAKKIMNRQTQDVVILDVYLPDGLSLDFLKWIKAVYQKTCVIMLSNHSDEFFRTSVKKLGADYFFDKSTEFEQIPYVLSLINKQ; this comes from the coding sequence ATGTCACAAAAGCTCAACATACTGCACGTAGATGATTCTGAAAAAATCCTTTCCCTTTTAAAACCAATGCTTACGAATGTTAGAAATGCCGGAACCATCAATACGGCTACTACGCTGGAGGCGGCAAAAAAAATAATGAACAGACAAACCCAGGACGTAGTCATTCTTGATGTGTATTTGCCTGACGGGCTCAGCCTTGATTTTCTGAAATGGATAAAAGCAGTATACCAGAAAACCTGCGTGATAATGCTTTCCAATCATTCGGATGAATTCTTTCGCACCAGTGTAAAAAAATTAGGAGCCGATTACTTTTTCGATAAGTCAACCGAGTTTGAACAAATTCCTTATGTGCTTTCACTGATAAACAAACAATAA
- a CDS encoding response regulator transcription factor gives MNMKRILICDDHPTMRNGVRMILSNEYSEVEFGEAASASEVLKKLNEKKWDILILDMDMPGRNGLEVLNEMKRDSIKTPVLVFSMHPEEQIAIRVLKSGASGYLSKDSADTELANAVRQILSGKKYITPSLAEQLVTYVENPYNAPPHELLSDREYQTLLLIANGKTISEVAQELSLAVPTVSTFRARILEKMGMKTSAELTSYAIKNNLV, from the coding sequence ATTAATATGAAAAGAATTTTAATCTGCGATGACCATCCCACTATGCGAAATGGTGTGAGGATGATTCTTTCCAATGAATACAGCGAAGTGGAATTTGGCGAGGCGGCAAGCGCATCCGAAGTGCTGAAGAAACTGAATGAAAAGAAATGGGATATTCTTATTCTTGACATGGATATGCCCGGCAGAAACGGACTGGAAGTGCTCAATGAGATGAAACGTGATTCAATAAAAACCCCTGTGCTTGTTTTCAGCATGCACCCCGAAGAACAGATTGCCATCAGGGTATTAAAGTCAGGCGCTTCAGGATATCTTTCTAAAGATTCAGCCGACACAGAACTGGCAAATGCAGTTCGGCAGATTTTAAGCGGGAAAAAATACATCACTCCATCCCTTGCCGAGCAGTTGGTTACCTATGTGGAGAATCCGTACAACGCTCCACCTCACGAACTTTTATCTGACCGCGAGTATCAAACCCTTCTGCTCATCGCAAATGGAAAAACCATTTCAGAAGTTGCACAGGAACTTTCTTTAGCCGTTCCCACCGTGAGTACCTTCCGCGCCCGCATTCTCGAAAAAATGGGAATGAAAACCAGCGCGGAGCTGACGAGTTATGCGATTAAGAACAACTTAGTATGA
- a CDS encoding T9SS type A sorting domain-containing protein, producing MRNTILQTTLLLFGFSLNAQQQFTNNGSIKIHPGAGIAFKGDFINNGSFTDAGQMAFFTGTSAQNISGSSATTFNNLTIANSGAGILLSGTVNVTVANALTLTSGVVTTGSNIFILSTTTAANLSYTNGFIYGTFRRYIVSNTDTYLFPLGDGAISTNRHRIAFVNNTLAGVSYLDASVTSFVQAVPNNDATLSTTQGGTPITETVGEAAGKTTIWTLTPDAVPSGGSYGVQLFAENTTLSASDDDMFCPMKRDGAASYADFLTSDGTTSMPASGAAGRIYNSGNGYAQRIGYTSFSQHAIGKSVSPLPVELIEFYAKANDNRVDVTWKTASEFNSDYFTVEKTSDGISYETVAVVDAAGNSTLELKYSARDNNPSSGVSYYRLRQTDLNGQYSYSKKVEVDFNNTGSFSVSVFPVPVVNDNINVSIADTDGKEVLIVIRDVLGDEFYSKIISDNSGTYIFSLNNELSPGIYFITASTDEKLVSSKIVVIK from the coding sequence ATGAGAAATACGATACTACAAACCACGCTCTTGCTTTTTGGTTTTTCTTTAAACGCCCAGCAGCAATTTACAAACAACGGCAGTATTAAAATACACCCCGGAGCAGGCATAGCATTTAAAGGAGATTTTATTAATAACGGTTCGTTCACAGATGCAGGGCAAATGGCTTTTTTTACCGGAACAAGCGCGCAAAATATCAGCGGAAGTTCAGCTACAACATTTAATAATCTCACTATTGCTAATTCAGGAGCTGGTATTTTACTCAGCGGCACTGTCAATGTAACGGTTGCCAATGCCCTCACGCTTACAAGCGGAGTTGTAACAACAGGATCAAATATTTTTATTTTATCTACCACTACAGCAGCTAATTTATCTTACACCAATGGTTTTATTTATGGAACATTCAGAAGGTATATTGTCTCAAATACCGATACCTATTTGTTTCCTCTGGGAGATGGAGCTATTTCCACTAACCGTCACAGGATTGCATTTGTGAACAACACTCTTGCCGGAGTTTCTTATTTGGACGCTTCGGTTACTTCTTTTGTTCAGGCAGTTCCGAATAACGATGCCACTCTGAGCACAACACAAGGCGGAACTCCAATAACAGAAACGGTCGGTGAAGCTGCCGGGAAAACTACAATCTGGACACTGACTCCGGATGCTGTTCCATCAGGCGGCAGTTATGGCGTGCAGTTGTTTGCAGAGAATACTACTCTGTCTGCATCTGATGATGATATGTTTTGTCCTATGAAAAGAGATGGTGCAGCGTCTTATGCAGATTTTTTAACATCCGATGGAACCACTTCTATGCCTGCTTCCGGTGCTGCTGGCAGAATTTATAATTCAGGAAATGGATATGCCCAGCGAATTGGATATACCTCTTTTTCTCAGCATGCAATAGGAAAAAGTGTATCACCTCTGCCGGTTGAACTGATTGAGTTTTATGCAAAGGCAAACGATAATAGGGTAGATGTGACATGGAAAACAGCTTCAGAATTTAACAGCGATTATTTCACAGTGGAAAAAACATCTGATGGAATTAGCTACGAAACTGTTGCTGTTGTTGATGCTGCGGGAAACAGCACACTGGAACTTAAATATTCTGCGCGCGATAATAATCCTTCCAGCGGAGTTTCATATTATCGGCTCAGGCAAACTGATTTAAACGGACAGTATTCATATTCTAAGAAGGTAGAAGTTGATTTTAATAATACAGGCAGTTTTAGTGTCAGTGTTTTTCCTGTACCTGTAGTAAACGATAATATCAATGTTTCAATTGCGGATACTGATGGAAAGGAAGTGCTTATAGTTATAAGAGATGTGCTTGGCGATGAATTTTATTCTAAAATTATATCTGATAATTCAGGAACTTATATTTTTAGTCTGAATAATGAATTATCTCCCGGCATTTACTTCATAACTGCTTCCACCGATGAAAAACTTGTCAGCAGCAAAATAGTTGTGATAAAATAA